The proteins below come from a single Halobacillus salinarum genomic window:
- a CDS encoding DUF1294 domain-containing protein, translating into MDHWGLMVFGYYITINLWLFLIIGLDKKRARAHKWRIKEKSLWAAALAGGALGGSLGMQAFHHKTKHMAFRVGFPLLMLLQLFLLGYAIVQFYK; encoded by the coding sequence GTGGATCACTGGGGGCTGATGGTGTTTGGCTACTATATTACCATTAACCTGTGGCTATTCTTAATAATAGGATTGGATAAAAAGCGTGCCAGAGCGCACAAATGGAGAATTAAAGAGAAGTCCTTGTGGGCAGCTGCACTGGCTGGTGGAGCTCTAGGAGGCAGTCTGGGCATGCAGGCTTTTCACCACAAGACGAAGCACATGGCTTTTCGGGTAGGTTTTCCACTGCTTATGCTTTTACAGTTGTTCCTGTTGGGTTATGCTATCGTTCAGTTCTATAAGTAA